The Paenibacillus uliginis N3/975 genome has a window encoding:
- a CDS encoding sugar phosphate isomerase/epimerase family protein — protein MKLGVFMVLLSGRKLEDALDYVVSKGLKAVEIGTGGYPGNAHCNPAELLENEAALKNFKNAVESRGLIISALSCHGNPLHPQKQIAKEFHDVYVKTVELAEKLEVPVVNTFSGCPGDHEDAKYPNWPVAPWPNDYQEILNWQWENKVIPYWSEWGKYASDRGVKIGLELHGGFSVHTPATLLRLREAAGEVIGANLDPSHMWWQGIDPVQAIQILGREGAIHHFHAKDTVIDPVNVNKYGLTDMQSYTNMMDRAWQFRSVGYGHDLKEWADMMSALRLVGYDYVVSIEHEDGLMSVEEGFSKAVQNLQQVLIEEPLGDMWWV, from the coding sequence ATGAAACTGGGAGTATTTATGGTGCTGTTGAGTGGTCGTAAATTGGAGGATGCACTCGATTATGTCGTTTCAAAAGGTCTTAAGGCGGTGGAAATCGGAACAGGGGGTTACCCTGGGAACGCACACTGTAATCCAGCAGAACTGTTGGAAAACGAAGCGGCTTTAAAGAACTTCAAAAATGCGGTTGAATCCCGAGGTCTTATTATCAGTGCTCTGAGCTGTCACGGTAACCCGCTGCATCCGCAAAAACAGATTGCAAAGGAATTTCATGACGTTTATGTAAAAACGGTTGAACTGGCTGAAAAGCTTGAAGTTCCGGTTGTCAACACCTTCTCGGGCTGCCCGGGAGACCATGAGGATGCGAAGTATCCAAACTGGCCTGTAGCACCTTGGCCAAATGATTACCAGGAAATTTTGAATTGGCAATGGGAGAATAAAGTTATTCCGTATTGGAGTGAATGGGGGAAATACGCATCCGATCGCGGTGTGAAGATCGGTCTGGAGCTTCATGGCGGATTTTCAGTTCATACACCTGCAACACTTCTTCGTCTGCGCGAAGCTGCAGGAGAAGTCATCGGTGCGAACCTTGACCCAAGTCATATGTGGTGGCAGGGCATCGATCCGGTGCAAGCGATTCAAATTTTGGGACGTGAAGGTGCGATTCACCACTTCCATGCAAAAGATACGGTAATCGATCCAGTGAACGTGAATAAATACGGTCTAACAGATATGCAGTCATACACTAATATGATGGATCGTGCTTGGCAATTCCGTAGCGTAGGTTACGGTCATGATCTGAAAGAATGGGCTGATATGATGAGTGCCCTGCGTCTTGTTGGATATGATTATGTAGTAAGTATTGAGCATGAAGATGGTCTGATGTCTGTTGAGGAAGGCTTCTCGAAAGCCGTTCAAAACCTGCAGCAAGTACTGATCGAAGAACCGCTTGGTGATATGTGGTGGGTGTAA
- a CDS encoding Crp/Fnr family transcriptional regulator, with the protein MILHKGEVLFHQGDSGEFLYHIKSGLFKVTRLHENGNIVLFNILYPGETVPHHSLISPKETHGTATAVIRSEIEIISAKEWYRELKENPDRPLEVARLLQEKVRFMQQRLDHLTVGTPAERLELLIKWLDDYSQGLHLTELLTQEEIGQLIGVRRETVNRLLRGQH; encoded by the coding sequence GTGATTTTGCACAAAGGGGAAGTTTTGTTCCATCAAGGGGATAGCGGTGAATTTTTATATCACATCAAAAGCGGATTGTTTAAGGTAACAAGGCTGCATGAGAACGGGAATATCGTGCTGTTCAACATTTTGTATCCGGGTGAGACAGTTCCGCATCACTCACTCATCAGCCCAAAGGAAACACATGGTACAGCCACAGCGGTCATCCGCAGCGAAATCGAGATCATCTCGGCAAAAGAATGGTACCGCGAGTTGAAGGAGAACCCAGACAGGCCGCTGGAAGTGGCAAGACTTTTACAAGAGAAGGTGAGGTTCATGCAGCAGCGCCTGGATCACCTGACGGTAGGCACTCCCGCTGAGCGGCTGGAGCTGTTGATTAAATGGCTCGATGATTATTCACAAGGATTGCATCTGACCGAACTGCTTACACAGGAAGAGATCGGTCAGTTGATCGGGGTGCGGCGTGAGACCGTGAATCGGCTGTTAAGAGGACAGCATTAA
- the msrA gene encoding peptide-methionine (S)-S-oxide reductase MsrA: MNNTQSNTTELATFAGGCFWCMVSPFEEMPGILKVVSGYTGGHTKNPTYEEVCSDTTGHYEAIQITFNPQIFPYEKLLELFWQQIDPTDAGGQFHDRGTSYRTAIFYHTEEQQRQAEASKQTLQASGRFDRPIVTAIIPASEFYEAEEYHQGYHKKNPSHYKRYRKGSGREDFIETHWSSVKDKHKLKNRLTPLQYEVTQNNATEPPFQNDFWDHHGEGIYVDIVSGEPLFSSLDKYDSGCGWPSFTRPIREYNVKEKTDLTHMMVRTEVRSKQGDSHLGHVFEDGPGPNGLRYCINSAALRFVPKEDMAGEGYSEYLRLFQ, from the coding sequence ATGAATAATACACAATCAAACACAACAGAGCTGGCCACGTTTGCAGGAGGATGTTTCTGGTGCATGGTCTCTCCTTTTGAAGAAATGCCCGGCATTCTCAAGGTCGTCTCCGGCTACACCGGCGGCCATACGAAAAATCCGACTTACGAAGAGGTTTGCTCAGATACAACGGGTCATTATGAAGCCATACAAATAACGTTTAACCCTCAAATTTTCCCCTATGAGAAACTGCTAGAGCTCTTCTGGCAACAGATCGATCCGACAGACGCTGGCGGACAGTTTCACGATCGGGGCACTTCATACCGTACAGCCATCTTCTATCACACAGAGGAGCAGCAGCGTCAGGCTGAAGCATCCAAGCAAACTCTACAGGCAAGCGGCCGGTTTGATAGACCTATAGTGACGGCAATCATTCCAGCAAGTGAATTTTATGAGGCTGAAGAGTACCATCAGGGCTACCATAAGAAAAATCCGTCTCATTACAAACGATACCGCAAAGGATCGGGACGTGAGGATTTTATCGAAACGCACTGGTCATCAGTTAAAGACAAACATAAACTGAAGAACCGCCTGACACCTCTTCAATATGAAGTAACACAGAACAACGCAACCGAACCTCCTTTCCAAAATGATTTTTGGGATCATCATGGCGAAGGGATTTATGTGGACATCGTATCTGGCGAGCCACTCTTCAGTTCCCTGGACAAATACGATTCCGGTTGCGGCTGGCCAAGTTTTACCCGTCCGATACGGGAGTACAATGTTAAAGAAAAGACAGATCTAACCCATATGATGGTGCGTACCGAGGTCCGCAGCAAGCAGGGCGATTCCCACCTCGGACACGTCTTTGAGGACGGCCCTGGTCCGAACGGCCTCCGTTACTGCATCAACTCAGCCGCTCTGCGCTTTGTACCTAAAGAAGATATGGCAGGCGAAGGATACAGCGAATATTTGCGGCTGTTCCAATAA
- the hmpA gene encoding NO-inducible flavohemoprotein, which yields MLDPHTIEIIKSTVPVLEVHGKAITTVFYQKLFRHHPELLNIFNHANQRQGKQPTALAGAVYAAAANIDRLENILPVVKQIGEKHRALNILPEHYPIVGETLLAAIKDVLGDAATPEIMDAWGKAYQIIADVFISVEADMYNTAEAAPGGWRGYRNFIIDRKVEESRVITSFYLKPEDGQAISQYEPGQYITLRVKPEGEQYTHIRHYTLSAAPGQPYYKISVKREDAAEDKPAGIVSSWLHSHAEPGTVVELSAPAGSFTLDQTDEHPLVLISGGVGLTPMVSMLEAVLSTQPQRPVTYIHSAIDGSHHAMKEHVEKLASTHKQLNSYVIYERPLEGEACHKTGYIDLSFLRDTVDPMSDCYFCGPVPFMSSVQQNLKALGLPDERIHYEFFGPAASLEA from the coding sequence ATGTTAGACCCACATACCATTGAAATCATCAAGTCCACAGTTCCCGTTCTGGAAGTCCATGGGAAGGCAATTACCACCGTTTTTTACCAAAAACTATTTCGACATCATCCTGAGCTCTTAAATATTTTTAACCATGCAAACCAGCGTCAAGGCAAACAGCCAACCGCCCTTGCGGGTGCTGTCTATGCTGCCGCCGCCAATATCGACCGTCTGGAAAATATACTGCCTGTCGTCAAGCAAATCGGAGAAAAGCACCGCGCCTTGAACATCCTTCCAGAGCATTATCCAATCGTTGGTGAAACACTGCTCGCCGCCATCAAAGACGTACTTGGTGATGCTGCCACACCCGAGATTATGGATGCATGGGGTAAGGCCTACCAGATTATAGCCGACGTGTTTATTAGTGTGGAAGCAGATATGTACAACACTGCTGAAGCTGCGCCGGGCGGGTGGAGAGGCTACCGGAACTTCATCATCGACCGTAAAGTGGAAGAAAGCCGTGTCATCACTTCCTTCTACTTAAAACCCGAAGACGGGCAAGCAATTTCCCAGTATGAACCAGGACAGTATATTACATTGCGGGTGAAGCCTGAAGGCGAGCAATATACGCATATCCGGCACTATACCCTTTCTGCAGCCCCGGGACAACCTTATTACAAAATCAGTGTCAAGCGTGAAGACGCCGCAGAAGACAAACCTGCCGGAATCGTATCGAGCTGGCTTCACAGCCATGCTGAGCCCGGCACAGTAGTGGAGCTTAGCGCACCTGCCGGGTCCTTTACGCTGGATCAGACCGATGAACATCCCCTTGTGCTCATTAGCGGAGGCGTTGGTCTAACTCCAATGGTAAGTATGCTTGAAGCAGTCCTTTCTACTCAGCCACAACGCCCTGTAACCTATATTCATTCCGCTATTGACGGCAGCCATCATGCCATGAAGGAACATGTCGAAAAACTGGCCTCCACCCATAAACAGTTGAACTCCTATGTTATCTACGAACGTCCACTGGAGGGAGAAGCCTGCCATAAAACGGGATACATCGATCTTTCCTTCCTTCGCGACACGGTCGATCCGATGTCCGATTGCTATTTCTGCGGACCCGTGCCATTTATGTCTTCGGTACAGCAGAATCTCAAGGCTCTCGGACTGCCAGACGAACGGATTCATTATGAATTTTTCGGCCCTGCAGCATCTTTGGAAGCTTAA
- a CDS encoding Gfo/Idh/MocA family protein, whose product MSKTLKIGIIGCGGIANGKHMPSLKKQKQVEMVAFCDIVPERAEKAAAEFGAEGAKVYTDFRELLKDGSLDVIHVCTPNDSHAEITVASLDAGKHVMCEKPMAKTTAQAKEMLEAAKRTGKKLTIGYQNRFRNDSLYLKEMCDNGELGDIYYGKALAIRRRAVPTWGVFLDEEKQGGGPLIDIGTHALDLTLWLMDNYKPKSVMGTTFHKLGQRENAANAFGPWDPKEFNVEDSAFGFITMDNGATIILESSWALNVIETGEAKTVLAGTEGGADMKEGLRINGEKMSRLYETNIDLGAGGVAFYSGSAESDSDREARLWVEAVLEDKEPVVKPEQAYVVTQILEAIYESAKSGKAVYFED is encoded by the coding sequence GTGTCTAAGACGTTAAAGATCGGTATCATCGGATGCGGCGGTATTGCCAACGGCAAACATATGCCGAGCCTCAAGAAGCAAAAACAAGTCGAAATGGTAGCTTTCTGCGACATTGTTCCGGAGCGTGCGGAAAAAGCGGCTGCGGAGTTTGGTGCAGAAGGCGCGAAAGTATATACGGATTTCCGGGAACTGCTTAAAGACGGAAGTCTGGATGTAATCCATGTATGTACGCCGAATGATTCCCATGCTGAGATTACTGTTGCTTCACTTGATGCCGGGAAGCATGTTATGTGTGAAAAGCCGATGGCTAAAACAACTGCCCAAGCAAAAGAAATGCTGGAAGCTGCGAAGCGTACCGGGAAAAAGCTGACAATCGGTTACCAGAACCGTTTCCGTAACGACAGCCTGTACTTAAAGGAAATGTGTGATAATGGCGAGCTGGGAGACATTTATTACGGTAAAGCACTGGCTATCCGCCGCCGTGCTGTTCCGACTTGGGGTGTATTCCTTGACGAGGAGAAGCAGGGTGGAGGACCGTTGATCGATATCGGTACTCACGCGCTTGATTTGACCCTGTGGCTGATGGATAATTACAAGCCGAAAAGTGTTATGGGAACTACGTTCCACAAGCTGGGCCAGCGTGAGAATGCAGCGAATGCATTTGGACCATGGGATCCAAAAGAGTTTAACGTGGAAGATTCCGCATTCGGTTTTATTACCATGGACAATGGGGCAACCATTATACTGGAATCTAGCTGGGCTCTTAACGTGATCGAAACAGGTGAAGCGAAAACTGTATTGGCTGGCACCGAAGGTGGAGCTGATATGAAGGAAGGCCTGCGCATTAACGGAGAGAAAATGAGCAGATTGTATGAAACGAACATTGACCTTGGTGCAGGTGGCGTTGCATTTTACAGTGGCTCTGCCGAATCCGACTCAGACCGTGAAGCCAGATTGTGGGTTGAGGCGGTTTTGGAAGATAAAGAGCCGGTCGTGAAGCCGGAGCAAGCTTATGTCGTAACTCAAATCCTTGAAGCCATCTACGAGTCCGCTAAAAGTGGAAAAGCAGTTTATTTTGAAGACTAA
- a CDS encoding VOC family protein, which produces MLHHVEINISDLNRSREFWGWLLTELGYHPYQEWDSGISWKQGATYLVFVQTEERFLSHPYHRRRTGLNHLAFHATSRQQVDDMASELKRKGIAVLYEDKYPNAGGPGHYAVFFEDPDRIKVELVAPDHE; this is translated from the coding sequence TTGCTGCATCATGTGGAGATAAATATAAGTGATTTGAATCGGAGTCGGGAGTTTTGGGGGTGGCTACTTACAGAACTGGGCTATCATCCATATCAGGAGTGGGACAGCGGCATTAGCTGGAAACAAGGAGCTACCTATCTTGTATTTGTGCAGACAGAGGAACGTTTTCTTTCCCATCCTTACCATCGGCGCAGAACGGGCCTGAATCATCTGGCATTTCATGCAACATCCCGTCAGCAGGTGGATGATATGGCGTCAGAATTAAAAAGAAAAGGGATAGCTGTCCTGTATGAGGACAAGTATCCCAATGCTGGTGGTCCAGGCCATTATGCCGTGTTTTTCGAAGATCCTGATCGGATCAAGGTAGAGCTTGTGGCACCGGACCACGAATAG
- a CDS encoding YitT family protein produces MRTRKDIIMMMHTMLAMLFGTFLLAFTYYHINFQNHLSEGGFVGLALLGKYILDIPPALSMILLDIPVLIIAWFLKGHKFIINTMIAAGMFSFFYALMERYSPLVIDLNHNLLAAAVLSGLLTGFGAGIVLRYGGATGGDDAISVLISERSGLKVGTVFFLMDAVVLLLSLFYLPLVETLYTILAVSIAGQMITITATYGVEKKPKTARVTRNQVAPTAQHSVGGR; encoded by the coding sequence ATGAGGACAAGAAAAGACATCATTATGATGATGCACACGATGTTAGCTATGTTGTTTGGAACGTTTTTACTCGCATTTACCTATTATCACATTAATTTTCAGAACCATTTATCGGAAGGCGGATTTGTGGGGCTGGCGCTGCTGGGCAAGTATATTTTAGATATACCTCCAGCGCTTAGTATGATTCTTTTGGACATACCAGTGCTGATTATCGCCTGGTTCTTAAAAGGCCATAAATTTATTATCAACACAATGATTGCCGCTGGCATGTTTTCATTCTTTTATGCACTTATGGAACGTTATTCTCCTTTGGTTATTGATCTTAACCATAACTTGTTAGCAGCCGCTGTACTTTCTGGTCTGCTTACCGGATTTGGAGCGGGGATCGTTCTTCGCTACGGCGGAGCAACGGGTGGGGATGATGCCATATCCGTATTGATTAGTGAAAGGAGCGGACTAAAGGTAGGGACGGTATTTTTCTTAATGGACGCCGTCGTGCTTCTGCTCTCGCTGTTCTATCTGCCGCTGGTTGAAACGCTGTATACGATTCTTGCCGTGTCCATTGCTGGACAGATGATTACTATAACGGCTACGTATGGCGTGGAGAAGAAACCGAAAACGGCACGAGTTACACGCAATCAGGTTGCTCCAACTGCACAGCATTCTGTTGGAGGCCGTTAA
- a CDS encoding Gfo/Idh/MocA family protein, whose product MNKMKAGIIGCGNISGIYFKNLKESPLVEVVACADLVPERAQERADEFNIANVYSVEELLAQPEIELIVNLTIPASHANVDIAALEWGKHVYSEKPLAITLEEGLRVLNLADKKGLRAGCAPDTFLGSTVQTAKAAIDSGLIGRPIAATAFNMGLGPEAWHLNPEFFYAPGGGPMMDMGPYYLAAMVELLGPARRVSASAGIQIPDRTVGSGPNSGKPITVKTPTHLAGTVDFENGSILTMITSFDIFGGSGLPWMEIYGTHGTLNLTDPNYFNGDVKLSRMGSEEWELLKPVFECGKNERGLGINDMVEAIADNRDHRANARMAYHILEIMQSFQQSSLEGRHVVLQSTYRFGKLPAPLQTEMINNSI is encoded by the coding sequence ATGAACAAGATGAAGGCAGGCATAATCGGATGTGGGAATATCAGTGGCATCTACTTTAAAAATTTAAAAGAAAGTCCTTTGGTTGAAGTGGTTGCCTGCGCTGATCTAGTTCCCGAGCGTGCTCAGGAGCGTGCTGATGAATTCAACATCGCAAACGTATACAGCGTAGAGGAATTGCTCGCTCAACCAGAGATCGAATTGATTGTCAATTTAACCATCCCGGCCAGCCACGCCAATGTGGATATTGCCGCATTGGAATGGGGCAAGCATGTATATAGCGAGAAACCTCTTGCTATTACACTTGAGGAAGGGCTTCGGGTGCTGAATCTGGCAGACAAAAAGGGACTACGGGCGGGATGCGCACCGGATACGTTTCTTGGATCAACCGTCCAGACGGCAAAAGCGGCAATCGATTCAGGTCTGATTGGAAGACCCATTGCAGCGACCGCCTTTAACATGGGTCTTGGACCCGAAGCTTGGCATCTTAACCCTGAGTTCTTTTACGCTCCGGGCGGCGGACCGATGATGGACATGGGTCCGTACTACCTGGCGGCCATGGTTGAACTCTTGGGCCCCGCACGCCGGGTCAGCGCATCAGCCGGAATTCAAATTCCGGATCGTACCGTAGGATCAGGACCGAACAGCGGAAAGCCGATTACCGTTAAAACGCCTACACATCTGGCCGGTACGGTAGATTTCGAGAACGGCTCAATTTTGACCATGATAACCAGCTTTGACATCTTTGGCGGCTCCGGGTTGCCATGGATGGAGATTTACGGAACACATGGGACGCTCAATCTCACGGATCCGAATTATTTTAACGGTGATGTTAAATTGAGCCGTATGGGATCAGAGGAGTGGGAATTGCTTAAGCCTGTGTTCGAATGCGGCAAGAACGAGCGAGGTCTTGGTATAAATGACATGGTTGAGGCGATTGCGGACAACCGGGATCACCGGGCGAATGCGCGAATGGCTTATCACATTCTGGAAATCATGCAGTCGTTCCAGCAGTCCTCCTTAGAAGGAAGGCATGTCGTTCTGCAGAGCACTTACCGTTTCGGCAAGCTGCCGGCTCCGCTGCAGACGGAAATGATCAACAACAGTATTTAA
- a CDS encoding ThuA domain-containing protein: protein MLNVTIWNEFVHENIHDEVKRVYPEGIHMALAEGLNSPEFTIRTATLDQPEHGLTDEVLNSTDVLLWWGHMAHDRVDDEIVSKVVKRVQEGMGFVVLHSGHFSKPFKALMGTSCDLKWREVGEQEILWSVNPSHPIAAGVNSHIILEQEEMYGEFFDIPTPDELIFISNFAGGEVFRSGCTFKRGQGNIFYFRPGHETYPTYYNPEILKVISNGIRWAAANSYAVKPVFGNSQPVRPLGALV, encoded by the coding sequence ATGTTAAACGTAACCATTTGGAACGAGTTCGTTCACGAGAATATTCATGATGAGGTTAAACGGGTGTATCCGGAAGGCATCCATATGGCTTTAGCTGAAGGTCTAAACAGTCCGGAGTTTACAATTAGGACAGCAACGCTGGATCAGCCGGAGCACGGTTTAACCGATGAAGTCTTGAACTCGACCGATGTGCTGCTGTGGTGGGGTCACATGGCTCATGACCGTGTGGATGACGAGATTGTCAGCAAGGTCGTAAAACGGGTGCAGGAAGGCATGGGGTTTGTTGTGCTTCATTCCGGGCATTTCTCCAAACCGTTTAAAGCGCTGATGGGAACGAGCTGCGATTTGAAATGGCGTGAGGTGGGAGAACAAGAGATTTTATGGTCTGTCAATCCTTCACATCCAATTGCAGCAGGAGTGAACAGCCACATCATTCTTGAACAAGAAGAGATGTACGGTGAATTTTTCGATATCCCTACACCGGATGAGCTGATTTTTATCAGCAACTTTGCGGGCGGGGAAGTATTCCGGAGCGGTTGTACTTTTAAGCGCGGACAAGGAAACATTTTTTACTTCCGCCCAGGTCATGAGACATATCCGACATACTATAACCCTGAAATTTTAAAAGTCATTTCCAACGGAATCAGATGGGCAGCAGCTAATTCTTATGCAGTTAAACCTGTATTCGGAAACAGCCAGCCTGTTCGTCCGCTTGGCGCTCTTGTGTAA
- a CDS encoding sugar phosphate isomerase/epimerase family protein translates to MLNVGLQLYTLRDQLENDFEGTIREVARLGYQGVEFHHFYGRTAEQVKALLDETGLEVIGTHVPYIRLQEALEEELAFHQAIGNQYIIVPWLADEDRGNLESLVNHIRIFSEAAQNKGISIAYHNHDFEFDKMEDGRPFLYALYDEVPASLLQVELDTCWVHYAGYVPSEVIAKYAGRTPLVHLKDLRRQEDGSPMTVELGEGEVDLAAVVKASDEAGVQWIIVEQDFCKNPPMDSIAKSMEWLKKHALEGGNVRV, encoded by the coding sequence ATGTTAAATGTGGGATTGCAGCTTTATACGCTGAGAGATCAGCTGGAGAATGATTTTGAAGGAACGATCAGAGAGGTAGCACGCCTGGGTTATCAAGGTGTCGAGTTCCATCATTTTTATGGACGCACAGCAGAGCAGGTGAAAGCGCTTTTGGATGAAACGGGTCTGGAAGTAATCGGGACTCATGTGCCGTACATACGGCTTCAGGAAGCACTTGAGGAAGAACTCGCCTTCCATCAGGCTATCGGAAACCAATATATTATCGTGCCTTGGCTTGCTGACGAAGATCGGGGCAACTTGGAAAGCCTCGTAAACCATATTCGTATATTTAGTGAAGCTGCACAAAATAAAGGCATTTCCATTGCTTACCACAATCATGACTTCGAATTTGATAAGATGGAAGATGGACGACCTTTTCTGTACGCTCTGTATGATGAAGTGCCAGCGTCCTTGCTCCAAGTGGAGCTTGATACCTGCTGGGTACATTATGCCGGGTACGTTCCATCCGAAGTCATTGCGAAATATGCAGGAAGAACTCCACTCGTTCACCTGAAAGACCTTCGCAGACAGGAAGACGGATCCCCGATGACTGTGGAGCTGGGTGAAGGAGAAGTGGATTTGGCCGCTGTTGTGAAGGCATCCGATGAAGCAGGAGTACAGTGGATTATTGTCGAGCAGGACTTCTGTAAGAATCCGCCGATGGACAGCATCGCCAAAAGTATGGAATGGTTGAAAAAACATGCCCTTGAAGGAGGAAATGTACGTGTCTAA
- a CDS encoding AraC family transcriptional regulator, producing the protein MHEDISTHVMAANFSFHRKPFEMTKLNGFDTYLMRLQTDGRCRARIDSKLSLIEPGDLLIFSPGQPYELKIDDEVNPQGELTVESGDYHIFFKGPWIDSWWKSQKRPTRIRIPLDERYLGLFRQLVLEQRRLSNPFPEISDYTMRILCLEVDRLLSEQPTTTPKSYLAHRMKHYIEENASSIFKLEDVAAHVDISVSRAVHLFKEAFGTTIMQYTLEVRLDMARERIIFSPMSLEDVAETSGFANYTYFHRVFRSRFGVSPKQFRIANRT; encoded by the coding sequence ATGCATGAAGATATTTCCACCCACGTCATGGCAGCCAATTTCTCATTTCACCGAAAACCGTTTGAAATGACCAAGTTGAACGGTTTTGACACATATTTGATGCGGCTTCAAACTGACGGCCGCTGTCGTGCCCGAATCGACAGCAAGCTATCGCTCATTGAACCCGGAGACCTTCTGATATTCAGTCCGGGTCAACCTTATGAGCTTAAAATCGACGACGAAGTTAACCCTCAAGGAGAATTAACCGTTGAGAGCGGTGACTACCATATTTTTTTCAAAGGTCCTTGGATAGATTCCTGGTGGAAATCACAAAAACGCCCTACACGGATCCGTATTCCATTAGATGAACGCTACCTCGGTCTCTTCCGTCAGCTCGTACTGGAACAGCGCCGCTTGTCCAATCCCTTTCCCGAGATCTCGGACTACACGATGCGGATACTTTGCCTCGAAGTGGACCGACTACTTTCTGAGCAGCCCACCACAACGCCTAAATCGTACCTTGCGCATCGCATGAAGCATTATATAGAAGAGAATGCCTCCTCTATTTTCAAGCTTGAGGATGTCGCTGCTCATGTCGATATCAGCGTGTCACGTGCGGTACATTTGTTCAAAGAAGCATTTGGAACGACCATCATGCAGTATACGCTGGAAGTTCGTCTCGATATGGCTCGGGAGAGGATCATTTTCAGCCCCATGTCGCTAGAGGATGTAGCGGAAACATCGGGCTTTGCGAACTATACGTATTTTCACCGGGTTTTCCGTTCACGATTCGGAGTTTCGCCAAAACAATTTCGAATTGCTAATAGAACCTAA
- a CDS encoding TerC family protein: MDLMSMEFWMALLSIVVIDLVLAGDNAIVIGLAARNVQKEDQKKVILWGTVGAIIIRIIATLLVVQLLLIPGLRLVGGLALLWIAYKLLVDEKKHEISAGSQMWAAIRTIIIADAMMGLDNVLAVAGAAEGDFMLVIIGLAISVPIMVWGSTLILKLTDKYPIVITIGAAVLAWTASKMLVDEPLIHDWFTNSVVKYGFELIVVAAIISLGTWAKKKKEEQAKRNPAHVKMVD, translated from the coding sequence ATGGATCTTATGTCAATGGAATTCTGGATGGCACTCTTGTCAATTGTCGTCATTGACTTGGTGCTTGCAGGAGACAATGCGATCGTGATTGGTCTTGCAGCGCGTAATGTTCAGAAAGAAGACCAGAAAAAAGTAATCCTGTGGGGTACCGTTGGCGCCATTATAATCCGCATTATTGCCACGCTTCTGGTCGTTCAGCTCCTGTTAATACCGGGCTTGAGACTGGTCGGAGGTCTGGCATTGCTGTGGATTGCTTACAAGCTTCTGGTGGATGAGAAAAAACACGAAATATCAGCAGGCAGCCAAATGTGGGCTGCTATCCGTACAATCATTATCGCCGATGCGATGATGGGTCTGGATAATGTGCTGGCGGTTGCTGGTGCAGCGGAAGGGGATTTCATGCTCGTCATTATCGGTCTTGCGATCTCGGTTCCGATTATGGTTTGGGGTAGCACACTCATTCTGAAGCTGACAGATAAATATCCGATTGTTATTACGATCGGTGCGGCTGTACTAGCATGGACGGCATCGAAAATGCTTGTGGATGAGCCGCTTATCCACGACTGGTTCACAAATTCAGTTGTGAAATATGGCTTTGAATTAATCGTTGTTGCGGCAATCATTAGCCTAGGCACATGGGCTAAGAAAAAGAAAGAAGAACAAGCCAAGCGCAATCCTGCCCACGTGAAGATGGTTGATTAG
- a CDS encoding TVP38/TMEM64 family protein: MKKWITPVVYILALYLAFTYRDEIFDWLKTNDSMPLLFVLTTLLALFPILPYKAVIGVLGYTCGTLSGASIAWLGTTTAAVIIYAAAASVYREPGRRFLAKFRYLDSFTSAVERHPFKAIVIARLMPIVPQMAVNVYAGVASIPFWIYTTASGLGKIPAILIYAYLGSSLANNPLQFAIIAAIMMAVSVIGFVAYRMKHRKNSI, from the coding sequence ATGAAAAAATGGATTACTCCAGTTGTATATATCCTCGCACTTTATCTCGCGTTTACATATAGAGACGAAATTTTTGACTGGCTAAAGACCAACGATTCCATGCCTCTGCTCTTTGTTCTGACCACCCTCCTCGCCCTGTTCCCCATCCTCCCCTACAAAGCGGTAATCGGCGTATTGGGGTATACCTGTGGGACTTTATCGGGGGCTTCAATTGCCTGGCTGGGAACGACTACCGCCGCCGTGATCATTTATGCAGCAGCCGCTTCCGTTTACCGCGAACCAGGAAGAAGGTTCCTGGCTAAATTCCGCTATCTGGACTCGTTTACTTCCGCCGTGGAGAGGCATCCTTTTAAAGCTATCGTTATTGCACGTCTTATGCCGATTGTTCCACAGATGGCAGTAAACGTATATGCCGGCGTCGCATCCATCCCTTTCTGGATTTACACGACTGCCTCAGGACTCGGAAAAATACCCGCTATTCTGATCTACGCCTATCTTGGAAGCAGCCTTGCTAATAATCCGCTACAGTTTGCCATCATCGCAGCAATTATGATGGCTGTGTCCGTTATCGGTTTCGTGGCATATCGAATGAAACACCGCAAAAACAGCATCTGA